In Paenibacillus larvae subsp. larvae, the following proteins share a genomic window:
- the rplJ gene encoding 50S ribosomal protein L10, translating to MANAKVLAMKEQQVSEVASKFQESSCAIVTDYRGLNVSEVTELCKALREAGVEFQVLKNTTLRRATANVDLSDLNSHFVGPTAVAFSKEDVVAPAKILSDFAKKHENLEIKAGVVEGKVVDVSQIKALAELPSREGLLSMLLSVLQAPMRNFALAVKAVAEKQEGGVEAEA from the coding sequence ATGGCAAATGCAAAAGTTCTTGCGATGAAAGAACAACAAGTGTCCGAAGTGGCTTCGAAATTTCAAGAATCTTCCTGCGCGATCGTAACCGATTATCGCGGTTTGAATGTGTCTGAAGTGACTGAGCTTTGTAAAGCACTTCGTGAAGCAGGCGTTGAATTTCAAGTTTTGAAGAACACTACTCTGCGTCGCGCAACTGCAAATGTGGACCTGAGTGATCTGAACAGCCACTTTGTAGGCCCAACAGCTGTTGCATTCAGTAAAGAAGACGTAGTGGCTCCTGCTAAAATTCTGAGTGATTTTGCGAAAAAACATGAGAACTTGGAAATTAAAGCTGGCGTAGTTGAAGGTAAGGTTGTAGATGTTTCCCAAATTAAAGCCCTGGCAGAACTGCCTTCCAGAGAGGGTCTTCTGTCCATGCTGCTTAGCGTTCTTCAAGCCCCTATGCGCAACTTTGCTCTTGCAGTTAAAGCTGTTGCAGAGAAGCAAGAAGGCGGAGTCGAAGCTGAAGCTTAA
- the rplA gene encoding 50S ribosomal protein L1, whose translation MPKHGKKYNEVAKLINADATYEPAEAIELVKKAASAKFDETIDVAVRLGVDPRKQDQAVRGVVVLPHGTGKTKRVLVFAKGEKAKEAETAGADFVGDQDMINKIQQGWFDFDVCVATPDMMSEVGKLGRLLGGKGLMPNPKAGTVTFDVAKAVQEIKAGKIEYRLDKAGQIHAPLGKVSFDAEKLNENFKVLIDALLRAKPAAAKGIYLKSVAISSTMGPSVRVNLQSFR comes from the coding sequence GTGCCTAAACACGGTAAGAAATATAATGAAGTGGCTAAGCTCATTAATGCAGATGCTACTTATGAGCCGGCTGAAGCGATCGAGCTTGTTAAAAAGGCAGCTTCGGCTAAATTCGACGAGACTATCGATGTAGCGGTTCGTCTTGGTGTAGATCCAAGAAAACAAGATCAGGCTGTTCGTGGCGTTGTTGTATTGCCGCACGGAACTGGTAAAACCAAACGCGTCCTTGTATTTGCGAAGGGCGAAAAAGCGAAAGAAGCGGAAACAGCTGGTGCGGATTTTGTAGGTGATCAAGATATGATCAACAAAATTCAGCAAGGCTGGTTTGACTTCGATGTCTGCGTAGCGACTCCAGACATGATGAGCGAAGTTGGTAAGCTCGGACGTCTGTTGGGTGGTAAAGGTTTGATGCCTAACCCTAAAGCAGGTACCGTTACTTTCGACGTAGCGAAAGCTGTTCAAGAGATCAAGGCGGGTAAAATTGAATACCGCCTGGATAAAGCAGGACAAATCCATGCTCCACTGGGCAAAGTGTCTTTTGACGCTGAGAAGCTGAACGAAAACTTCAAGGTGCTGATTGATGCTTTGTTAAGAGCGAAACCGGCCGCTGCAAAAGGTATATACCTGAAAAGCGTTGCTATTTCCTCTACAATGGGACCTAGTGTGCGTGTGAACCTACAATCTTTCAGGTAG
- the cysS gene encoding cysteine--tRNA ligase, whose product MTLRMFNTMTREKEEFKPVVPGKVSMYVCGPTVYNYIHIGNGRPAIFFDVVHRYLTYLGYDVTYVVNFTDVDDKLIRKAEETGETVKELADRFIEAYLEDMEALGIRKADINPRVTENMDEIISFIRSLVDKGYAYENGGDVFYRTQKFADYGKLSHQNLDELQYGIRIEVDERKENPQDFVLWKAAKPGEVYWSSPWGNGRPGWHIECSALVHKYLGETIDIHGGGVDLTFPHHECEIAQTEALTCKPMAKYWLHNAFLNIDNEKMSKSLGNGVLVREILKRVKPQVLRLFMMMAHYRNQINFNSDGLEQAANGLERIMNSVTNLKHRLKIAQEGPADEQVKNRIQAIKAQFEAKMNDDFNTPDAITAVFELVSEANNTLKEERVNVSTLEMLLDQFKSFDTVLGILEPEETDLMDEEIEKLIAERTEARRAKNWARADEIRDILTEKGILLEDTPQGIRWRQK is encoded by the coding sequence ATGACACTCAGAATGTTTAATACCATGACCAGAGAAAAAGAAGAGTTTAAACCCGTAGTGCCGGGTAAAGTGAGCATGTATGTCTGCGGCCCAACGGTTTATAACTATATTCATATCGGCAATGGACGCCCTGCCATCTTTTTTGACGTAGTACACCGTTACCTGACTTACCTCGGATATGATGTCACTTATGTTGTTAATTTTACCGACGTGGATGATAAATTGATCCGCAAAGCGGAGGAAACCGGAGAAACTGTAAAAGAGCTTGCTGACCGGTTTATTGAGGCTTACCTCGAAGATATGGAAGCGTTGGGAATTCGTAAGGCGGATATCAATCCCCGCGTCACCGAAAATATGGATGAGATCATCTCGTTTATCCGGTCGCTGGTTGACAAAGGCTATGCTTATGAGAACGGAGGAGATGTGTTCTACCGTACGCAGAAATTTGCGGATTATGGTAAGCTTTCTCATCAAAATCTGGATGAGCTGCAATATGGCATTCGGATTGAAGTGGATGAAAGGAAAGAAAATCCGCAGGATTTTGTCTTGTGGAAAGCGGCCAAACCCGGTGAAGTATACTGGTCCAGTCCTTGGGGAAATGGGCGGCCGGGCTGGCATATTGAATGCTCCGCTCTAGTACACAAATATTTGGGTGAAACTATTGATATTCATGGTGGCGGTGTGGACCTAACCTTCCCTCATCATGAATGTGAAATTGCCCAGACCGAAGCCCTTACGTGTAAACCTATGGCAAAGTATTGGCTCCATAACGCTTTCTTAAATATTGATAATGAAAAAATGTCAAAATCACTTGGTAACGGAGTGCTGGTCCGGGAAATTTTGAAGCGGGTAAAACCCCAAGTACTGCGCCTTTTCATGATGATGGCTCATTACCGGAATCAGATTAATTTTAACTCGGACGGCTTGGAGCAGGCGGCTAACGGACTAGAAAGGATCATGAATTCCGTAACTAATTTGAAGCATCGGCTGAAAATCGCTCAGGAAGGGCCTGCCGATGAACAGGTCAAGAATCGTATTCAAGCAATCAAAGCGCAGTTTGAAGCTAAGATGAATGATGATTTTAATACGCCTGATGCCATTACAGCCGTATTTGAGCTGGTTTCCGAAGCTAACAATACACTAAAAGAAGAGCGGGTTAATGTTTCCACCCTCGAAATGCTACTGGACCAGTTTAAATCGTTTGATACTGTGCTAGGCATTCTTGAGCCGGAGGAAACAGATCTGATGGATGAAGAAATAGAGAAGCTGATAGCAGAACGGACAGAAGCAAGACGGGCCAAAAATTGGGCAAGGGCAGATGAAATCCGGGATATCTTAACGGAAAAAGGGATTCTTCTGGAGGATACACCCCAAGGCATCAGATGGCGGCAAAAATAA
- the gltX gene encoding glutamate--tRNA ligase, whose translation MTEQIRVRYAPSPTGHLHIGGARTALFDYLLARRFGGQFVIRFEDTDQTRHVESGVENQLNGLKWLGLDWDESVDVGGPYGPYRQTERLHLYKPFVEQLLREGNAYECYCSETELEAERTEMEARGETPMYSGKCRHLTAEQKAQYQMEGRKPSIRFLVPRGRVIAFDDRVRGHVEFESDGIGDFIIVRPDGIPTYNFAVILDDHLMKINLVIRGEEHLTNTPRQIMMYEALGLTVPEFAHLSLILNQDRKKMSKRDESIIQFAEQYKELGYLPEAVMNFIALLGWSPQGEEEIFTKEELIRQFDLDRVAKSPSVFDMDKLNWMNNYYIKKADLKRIAGLALPHLQKAGRLPEKLTEEQQKWAEDLIALYQEQLTYAAEIVPLTDVFFREELTVEDEAAPVLKEEQVPAVLASFLEKVRQADVFTADSIKAMLKQVQKETGYKGKQLFMPIRVALTGQMHGRDLNMTVQLLGCEKVTARLENLL comes from the coding sequence ATGACAGAACAGATTCGAGTGCGTTATGCGCCCAGCCCAACCGGACATTTACACATTGGCGGGGCACGGACGGCCTTATTTGACTATTTACTTGCTCGCCGTTTTGGTGGGCAGTTCGTAATTCGATTTGAAGATACCGATCAGACAAGACATGTAGAGAGTGGTGTTGAAAATCAATTAAACGGGCTGAAGTGGCTCGGTTTGGACTGGGACGAAAGTGTCGATGTTGGAGGGCCTTATGGCCCTTACCGCCAAACGGAGCGTCTTCATTTGTACAAGCCTTTTGTAGAGCAGCTCCTGCGGGAAGGAAATGCTTATGAGTGTTATTGCTCAGAAACTGAACTGGAAGCTGAGCGGACGGAGATGGAAGCTCGCGGGGAAACCCCGATGTATTCCGGCAAATGCCGTCATCTTACAGCTGAACAAAAAGCTCAGTATCAGATGGAGGGACGAAAACCGTCGATACGCTTCCTTGTACCCCGGGGGCGGGTCATTGCTTTTGATGATCGTGTTCGTGGGCATGTGGAGTTTGAGTCTGACGGAATCGGTGATTTTATCATTGTCCGGCCGGACGGAATTCCCACTTATAATTTTGCTGTTATCCTTGACGATCATCTGATGAAAATCAATCTGGTGATTCGCGGAGAGGAACATTTAACCAATACCCCGCGCCAGATTATGATGTATGAAGCTCTGGGTTTGACTGTTCCGGAGTTTGCCCATCTGTCCCTGATCTTGAACCAGGACCGTAAAAAAATGAGCAAACGGGATGAATCGATTATCCAGTTTGCAGAACAGTATAAGGAGCTTGGCTACCTGCCTGAAGCTGTAATGAACTTTATTGCACTGTTAGGCTGGTCTCCTCAGGGTGAGGAGGAGATTTTCACCAAAGAGGAACTGATCCGCCAGTTTGATCTGGACCGTGTGGCAAAGAGTCCTTCAGTTTTTGATATGGATAAGCTGAACTGGATGAACAATTATTATATCAAAAAGGCTGATCTGAAGCGGATAGCGGGGCTTGCTCTGCCTCATCTGCAAAAGGCGGGAAGGCTGCCTGAGAAGCTTACAGAAGAGCAGCAAAAATGGGCTGAAGACCTGATTGCGTTGTATCAGGAGCAATTAACATATGCGGCGGAAATCGTGCCTTTGACGGACGTATTTTTCCGTGAGGAATTGACCGTGGAGGACGAAGCGGCCCCGGTGCTTAAAGAGGAGCAGGTACCGGCTGTTCTTGCCAGTTTCCTGGAGAAGGTAAGGCAGGCCGATGTGTTTACGGCGGATAGCATCAAAGCAATGCTTAAGCAGGTACAGAAAGAAACGGGCTATAAAGGCAAACAGTTATTTATGCCGATTCGTGTAGCTTTGACAGGCCAAATGCATGGCCGCGATCTGAATATGACCGTTCAATTATTGGGATGTGAAAAAGTTACGGCAAGATTGGAGAACTTATTGTAA
- a CDS encoding class I SAM-dependent methyltransferase: protein MTEHYYSKKPTVNSQIQTIHASLRGIAFTFQSDAGVFSKKEVDFGSRVLISAMELPKDARILDVGCGYGPIGLTAAKLCPAGHVTLIDINERAVELAKLNARNNHISNVTILQSNLFEHVRDQKFDVILTNPPIRAGKQVVHQIFSDSFDCLKPGGSLWVVIQKKQGAPSAYAKLEQLFRQVHEVTKEKGYRIFQAIKQ, encoded by the coding sequence ATGACAGAACACTATTATTCCAAAAAGCCGACCGTCAACAGTCAAATACAGACGATTCATGCCTCACTCCGGGGAATTGCTTTTACGTTTCAATCGGACGCTGGAGTGTTTTCTAAAAAAGAAGTCGATTTTGGCAGTCGCGTTTTGATATCGGCAATGGAATTGCCCAAAGATGCCCGAATTCTGGATGTAGGGTGCGGTTATGGTCCTATAGGGTTAACGGCTGCGAAACTTTGCCCGGCCGGCCATGTTACCTTGATCGACATCAATGAGCGAGCAGTGGAACTGGCTAAGCTGAATGCCAGGAATAATCACATTTCCAATGTAACGATCCTGCAAAGCAACTTATTTGAGCATGTTCGGGATCAGAAGTTTGATGTAATTTTGACGAATCCTCCCATTCGTGCAGGGAAACAGGTTGTCCACCAAATTTTCTCCGATTCTTTTGATTGCCTTAAGCCAGGCGGCTCTTTGTGGGTTGTCATTCAAAAAAAGCAAGGGGCACCATCCGCTTATGCCAAACTAGAACAGTTATTCAGACAGGTTCATGAAGTGACCAAAGAGAAGGGTTATCGTATTTTTCAGGCTATCAAGCAGTAA
- the rlmB gene encoding 23S rRNA (guanosine(2251)-2'-O)-methyltransferase RlmB, whose amino-acid sequence MEEFIGGKHSVLEALRSGRTINKIWIAENAGKQQAGSVLSEAKKHGIIVQTVDRRKLDQMAEGIQHQGIVAQVAAYEYASVEDILNKATQKGEDPFILILDEIEDPHNLGSILRTADCTGVHGVIIPKRRSAGLTATVSKTSAGAVEYVPVARVTNLAQTIEQLKEKGIWVAGTDVNQAEDVYRSNFRMPIALVIGNENKGVGRLVKEKCDFLVKLPMHGQINSLNASVAAGVLMYEVARQRSSS is encoded by the coding sequence ATGGAGGAATTTATTGGCGGCAAACATTCCGTGCTTGAAGCACTGCGATCCGGAAGAACTATCAACAAAATCTGGATCGCTGAAAATGCCGGCAAACAGCAGGCGGGCTCCGTTTTGTCGGAAGCCAAAAAGCATGGGATTATTGTACAGACGGTAGATAGGCGGAAGCTGGACCAAATGGCGGAAGGGATTCAGCACCAGGGGATAGTTGCCCAAGTAGCAGCTTACGAATATGCCTCTGTTGAAGATATTTTGAATAAGGCCACACAAAAAGGGGAAGACCCGTTTATCCTAATTTTGGATGAAATCGAAGATCCGCATAATCTCGGTTCAATTCTTCGGACTGCTGACTGTACAGGTGTTCATGGTGTGATCATTCCAAAAAGAAGATCCGCAGGCCTTACTGCAACAGTATCGAAAACATCTGCCGGTGCTGTTGAGTATGTGCCTGTAGCCCGGGTTACGAATCTGGCCCAGACTATAGAACAACTCAAGGAAAAGGGAATCTGGGTGGCTGGTACTGATGTTAACCAAGCGGAGGACGTCTATCGCTCCAATTTCAGAATGCCCATTGCCCTAGTGATTGGAAACGAAAATAAAGGTGTGGGCAGATTGGTGAAAGAAAAATGTGATTTTCTCGTCAAATTGCCTATGCACGGACAAATTAATTCACTGAACGCTTCCGTGGCTGCCGGGGTACTTATGTATGAGGTTGCCAGACAAAGAAGCTCAAGTTAA
- the rpmG gene encoding 50S ribosomal protein L33 codes for MRVIITLACTNCKQRNYTTDKNKRNHPDRMELKKFCKYCNEHTAHRETR; via the coding sequence ATGCGGGTTATCATTACATTGGCATGCACGAATTGTAAGCAGAGAAACTATACAACCGATAAAAATAAGCGCAACCATCCAGACCGTATGGAGTTAAAGAAATTCTGCAAATATTGCAATGAACATACCGCTCATCGTGAAACCAGGTAG
- a CDS encoding Mini-ribonuclease 3 — translation MTYSSSNLFYFPPAQPANLLNPLVLAYVGDTLYDLFVRQYVISKPNQRPYYLHQQATRFVSAKAQARALEMLMPELSEKEKDIVKRGRNAKSGSVPKNADIIDYRHSTAFECLLGYLYYTQQYERLEEIMRSSIEAAEEK, via the coding sequence ATGACATATAGCTCATCTAACCTCTTTTATTTCCCGCCGGCCCAGCCGGCGAATTTGTTGAACCCTCTTGTTCTGGCCTATGTGGGAGATACCCTATATGACCTTTTTGTCAGACAGTATGTAATTTCAAAACCAAATCAGCGTCCCTATTATTTACATCAGCAGGCCACGCGCTTTGTTTCTGCCAAAGCCCAGGCAAGAGCGCTTGAAATGCTGATGCCTGAGTTGTCGGAAAAAGAGAAAGATATAGTAAAACGCGGACGCAATGCGAAGTCAGGTTCTGTGCCCAAGAATGCTGACATTATAGACTATAGACATAGTACCGCTTTTGAATGTTTGCTGGGGTATTTATATTACACCCAGCAGTATGAACGGCTGGAAGAGATCATGAGATCCTCGATCGAAGCCGCGGAAGAGAAATAA
- the sigH gene encoding RNA polymerase sporulation sigma factor SigH, protein MSVDLKELRMSTFDLMTDEDIVEEYRAGNSEALEYLINKYKNFVRAKARSYFLIGADREDIVQEGMVGLYKSIRDFRGDKLASFKAFAELCITRQIITAIKTATRQKHIPLNSYVSLDKPIYDEDSDRTLLDVICGSRVTDPEELIINQEEFSGLEDKMGEILSDLERRVLMLYLDGRSYQEIAVDLDCHVKSIDNALQRVKRKLERYLEIRDI, encoded by the coding sequence GTGAGTGTTGACCTCAAAGAACTAAGAATGTCCACCTTTGATCTTATGACTGACGAAGATATCGTGGAAGAATACCGTGCGGGGAACAGCGAAGCTCTCGAGTATTTGATTAACAAATACAAGAATTTCGTTCGGGCCAAAGCCCGTTCTTATTTTTTGATAGGAGCGGATCGTGAAGATATCGTACAAGAAGGCATGGTAGGATTGTATAAATCCATTCGTGACTTCCGTGGAGATAAACTGGCCTCCTTTAAGGCATTTGCCGAATTATGCATCACCCGGCAGATTATCACCGCGATCAAGACGGCAACACGGCAAAAGCACATTCCTCTCAATTCGTACGTGTCATTAGACAAGCCTATTTACGATGAAGATTCCGACCGCACCCTATTGGATGTAATTTGTGGATCACGGGTGACGGATCCTGAAGAACTGATTATTAATCAGGAGGAATTCAGCGGGCTTGAGGATAAAATGGGCGAAATCCTAAGTGATTTGGAACGAAGAGTTCTAATGCTCTACCTCGATGGACGTTCCTACCAGGAAATTGCGGTAGATCTGGACTGTCATGTCAAGTCGATTGATAATGCCTTACAAAGAGTCAAACGAAAGCTCGAACGCTATTTGGAAATAAGAGACATTTAG
- the ispF gene encoding 2-C-methyl-D-erythritol 2,4-cyclodiphosphate synthase, with the protein MIRVGQGFDVHQLVEGRKCIIGGVELPYEKGLLGHSDADVLLHAITDAILGALGLGDIGTHFPDTEEEFKDANSLVLLKRVWGLAKEKGYRLGNADSTIIAQQPKMNPHIPAMVKIIAEVLEADEEQVNVKATTTEKLGFTGRGEGIAAQSVVCLIRDL; encoded by the coding sequence ATGATCAGAGTAGGACAAGGATTCGATGTGCACCAGCTTGTGGAGGGACGCAAATGTATCATTGGAGGAGTAGAACTTCCTTATGAAAAAGGGCTTTTGGGCCACTCCGATGCTGATGTATTGTTACATGCCATTACGGACGCCATTCTGGGAGCGCTCGGACTTGGAGATATTGGTACTCACTTTCCGGATACGGAAGAGGAATTCAAAGATGCCAACAGCCTCGTGCTGCTCAAAAGGGTATGGGGGTTGGCTAAGGAAAAAGGATACCGGCTTGGAAACGCCGATTCCACTATTATTGCGCAGCAGCCTAAAATGAATCCTCATATCCCGGCTATGGTGAAAATCATTGCTGAAGTGTTGGAAGCGGATGAGGAACAGGTGAACGTTAAGGCTACAACGACAGAAAAACTGGGCTTTACAGGACGCGGGGAAGGTATTGCGGCTCAATCCGTAGTTTGTTTGATCAGGGATTTATGA
- the rplL gene encoding 50S ribosomal protein L7/L12, translated as MSKEQILEAIKGMTVLELNDLVKAIEEEFGVTAAAPVAVMGGAAGGADAAAEQSEFDVVLTNPGASKINVIKVVREITGLGLKEAKELVDNAPKAIKEKVRKEEAEAIQAKLSDAGANVELK; from the coding sequence ATGAGCAAAGAGCAAATCCTTGAAGCCATTAAAGGCATGACTGTACTTGAACTGAACGATCTTGTAAAAGCAATCGAAGAAGAATTCGGCGTAACTGCTGCTGCCCCTGTAGCTGTTATGGGTGGCGCTGCTGGTGGTGCTGATGCTGCTGCTGAGCAATCCGAATTTGATGTAGTCCTGACTAACCCAGGCGCATCCAAAATCAATGTTATTAAAGTAGTTCGCGAGATCACTGGTCTTGGTCTGAAAGAAGCTAAAGAATTGGTTGATAACGCACCTAAAGCCATCAAAGAAAAAGTTAGGAAAGAAGAAGCCGAAGCTATCCAAGCTAAACTTTCCGATGCTGGTGCAAACGTAGAACTGAAATAG
- the nusG gene encoding transcription termination/antitermination protein NusG, with protein MEKRWYVVHTYSGYENKVKANLEKRVESMDMTDKIFRVLVPMEEELVNKDGKKKTVMRKVYPGYVLVEMIQTDDSWYVVRNTPGVTGFVGSTGSGSKPTPLLPEEVDQILKHMGIEEPKPKIDFNLKETVRVKVGPFANFVGTVEEIIPEKSKLKVHVNMFGRETPLELDFDQVEKL; from the coding sequence ATGGAAAAAAGATGGTATGTCGTCCATACCTATTCGGGGTATGAAAACAAAGTTAAAGCCAATTTAGAGAAGCGCGTAGAATCCATGGACATGACGGACAAAATATTCCGTGTGCTTGTACCGATGGAGGAAGAGCTGGTAAACAAGGACGGCAAGAAAAAAACCGTCATGCGTAAAGTTTACCCCGGCTACGTGTTGGTTGAAATGATTCAAACCGATGATTCGTGGTATGTTGTCCGCAACACTCCTGGGGTTACCGGCTTTGTAGGTTCTACCGGCTCCGGCTCTAAACCAACTCCTTTGCTTCCTGAAGAAGTAGATCAGATCTTGAAGCATATGGGTATTGAAGAACCTAAACCGAAGATTGATTTCAATCTGAAGGAAACTGTTCGGGTGAAAGTAGGGCCATTCGCCAACTTTGTCGGAACAGTAGAGGAAATTATACCCGAGAAGAGCAAGTTGAAAGTTCATGTCAATATGTTTGGCAGAGAAACTCCGTTAGAACTTGATTTTGATCAGGTGGAGAAGCTTTAG
- the epsC gene encoding serine O-acetyltransferase EpsC yields MWKTIRSDIQAVFDNDPAARSMFEVVFTYSGLHAIWWHRIAHWFFRKRFFTIARILSQISRFLTGIEIHPGAVIGKRLFIDHGMGVVIGETCVIGDDVVLYQGVTLGGTGKEKGKRHPTIGNKVVISSGAKVLGSFKVGDNSNIGANAVVLREVPPNSTVVGIPGKVVKRDGMRVNKLDHANLPDPVMDVCKHMQQQIDELRLELEKEKAKNRNGGVKEHDTQNV; encoded by the coding sequence ATGTGGAAAACAATCAGGTCTGATATACAGGCTGTTTTTGATAACGACCCTGCGGCACGAAGCATGTTTGAAGTTGTTTTTACCTATTCCGGGCTCCATGCGATATGGTGGCACCGGATAGCCCACTGGTTTTTTCGAAAACGTTTTTTCACGATAGCCAGGATTCTCTCTCAGATTTCACGATTTCTTACCGGGATTGAAATCCACCCTGGGGCTGTTATCGGGAAAAGGCTTTTTATTGACCATGGGATGGGAGTAGTAATCGGCGAGACTTGTGTCATCGGGGATGATGTGGTCCTTTATCAGGGAGTTACTTTAGGGGGAACTGGTAAAGAAAAAGGAAAGCGGCACCCCACAATCGGCAATAAAGTGGTCATTTCTTCCGGAGCCAAAGTGTTAGGTTCATTTAAAGTAGGCGATAATTCGAACATAGGGGCCAATGCAGTTGTACTTAGGGAAGTTCCTCCGAATAGTACTGTTGTTGGCATTCCGGGAAAAGTGGTGAAACGCGACGGCATGCGGGTGAATAAGCTGGACCATGCCAATCTGCCCGACCCTGTGATGGATGTATGTAAACATATGCAGCAGCAGATTGACGAGCTCCGGTTGGAACTGGAGAAGGAAAAAGCGAAGAATAGAAACGGAGGAGTCAAGGAACATGACACTCAGAATGTTTAA
- the secE gene encoding preprotein translocase subunit SecE — protein sequence MAFLAKVKRGFGSTFSYFGESWAELKKVKWPSRKELTSYTIVVLATVAFVTIYFFLLDLGISELLRLVFK from the coding sequence ATGGCTTTTCTGGCTAAAGTAAAACGTGGCTTTGGGTCAACTTTCTCTTACTTTGGTGAGAGCTGGGCTGAACTCAAAAAAGTGAAGTGGCCAAGCCGTAAAGAGTTGACTAGCTATACCATTGTCGTTCTGGCAACGGTAGCCTTCGTGACGATCTACTTTTTCCTATTAGACCTGGGCATTTCTGAGTTGCTGCGACTTGTGTTCAAATAA
- the rplK gene encoding 50S ribosomal protein L11, which yields MAKKVIKIVKLQVPAGKANPAPPIGPALGQAGVNIMAFCKEFNAKTADQAGLIIPVEITVFEDRSFTFITKTPPAPVLLRIAAGIEKGSGEPNKKKVATVKRDKVREIAEQKMPDLNAASVEAAMRMVEGTARSMGITIED from the coding sequence ATGGCAAAAAAGGTAATCAAAATTGTTAAACTGCAAGTGCCAGCAGGGAAAGCGAATCCTGCTCCGCCAATTGGTCCGGCACTGGGTCAAGCAGGTGTTAACATCATGGCTTTCTGTAAGGAATTCAATGCAAAAACTGCCGATCAAGCCGGCCTGATTATTCCGGTTGAAATCACAGTATTTGAAGACCGTTCCTTCACGTTCATCACCAAAACTCCGCCGGCTCCGGTTCTTCTTAGAATCGCTGCAGGTATTGAAAAAGGTTCCGGTGAGCCGAACAAGAAGAAAGTCGCAACTGTTAAGCGTGACAAAGTCCGTGAAATTGCCGAGCAAAAAATGCCCGACCTGAACGCTGCATCTGTTGAAGCTGCTATGCGTATGGTTGAAGGTACTGCCCGCAGCATGGGTATCACTATTGAAGACTAA
- a CDS encoding NYN domain-containing protein — MEEVLIVDGYNIIGAWPDLQKWMDSGMEEARDRLIHMLAEYQSYSGIKVYLVFDAYKIPGLGKKYNQHRLTILFTKEKETADELIERLVTEHVSRRKRIYVATSDMTEQHVIFGKGALRLPAGELLVKIRQNQKEIGRSLKEDFVPGRNTFDRSLSDEQRLLLEQWRRGRD; from the coding sequence ATGGAAGAGGTATTAATTGTCGATGGATATAATATAATAGGGGCATGGCCGGATCTCCAAAAATGGATGGATTCCGGGATGGAAGAGGCAAGGGACCGGCTAATCCATATGCTTGCAGAGTACCAGTCATATTCCGGAATAAAAGTATACCTGGTTTTTGACGCCTATAAAATTCCGGGCCTCGGAAAAAAGTACAATCAACACCGTTTGACTATCTTGTTCACTAAAGAAAAAGAAACGGCAGATGAACTCATTGAACGGTTGGTTACAGAACACGTCTCCCGGCGTAAAAGAATCTATGTGGCTACCTCTGATATGACCGAACAGCATGTGATTTTCGGCAAAGGTGCCCTGCGCCTTCCTGCCGGGGAACTTCTGGTGAAAATCCGGCAAAACCAGAAGGAGATCGGGCGCAGTCTGAAAGAAGACTTTGTTCCTGGGCGCAATACGTTTGACCGTAGCCTCAGTGATGAACAAAGGCTCCTTCTTGAGCAATGGAGGAGAGGAAGGGACTAG